From the genome of Ziziphus jujuba cultivar Dongzao chromosome 6, ASM3175591v1, one region includes:
- the LOC125418922 gene encoding putative disease resistance protein RGA1, with product MAEAVVTVMLENLNSLIQKKFGLICGVNKEMEKLSSILSTICAVLGDAEERQLRDRAIKIWLQKLKDVADELNDILDECSMEASLLEYKRQSSRSTQKVSASFFSCFNPKNTLFRFRIAKRMEDVSDRLDAVANERMKFHLREVVQGRHLQVIDKRQTGSVVDEKHVYGREEDKDKIVEFLVDNSRSSKDLSVYPIVAMGGMGKTTLAQLVYNDERVRRHFEIKIWVCVSEDFDVKRLIKAMIESASGNACDALDMDPLQKRLQKMLERKKFLIVLDDVWNEDQEQWEGLRNVVACGLNGSSIVVTTRLKKVALIMGTIPMHQLSVLSEDDCWSLFNQRAFGNESEERPNLVKIGKEIVKKCKGNPLAAKTLGSLMRFKSEENEWLFVMESELWNLPQEETFILPALRLSYFHLPTELRRCFAYCAIFPKDFEIEKENLIHLWMANDLIAVKGNMEVEEVGNEICKELYWRSFFEGVQSKNDGFDNIYGFKMHDLVHDLAQCIMEDEARVVEIDCPVNLSRARHVTFNYSNQSFDMLFAFQKIETLRTLMLTRHCPFSIEARKFPSHLYFPSLRAFDAKDSLLTSISFLTNTSKHIRYLNLSGTYIRILPESICFLQNLQTLDVSFCRHLQKLPKHMCRLRSLRHLHILGFSSLRHMPPNFGKLTCLRTLSIFIVGRRRGCDVDELGSLNLHGDLRIKNLEEVKSPMEAKKANLAGKMNLKRLELSWDRNEKSQVIIEQVLESLEPPPSIKSLDISNFGGRHFPRWFKNSAMYENLVSICFAGCKNCMELPTGLGKLPSLTYLYLYGMDLVQYVDSESYGGELEGGFLHLQSLFITDLPNLERLSKEERRMDFSCLSYLHIEKCPKLTLHCLRSIKELIIRGCSEALLKTVSNLHTLTSLEVCDNDNLASFPDGILQNLTTLQSLKIKRFSKLQLLQSDMLIGLSSMEGLSITSCHMLECFPVEIFRGSYSLKRIYIEDCIKFKSLSASFGDLTALVSLQLIGCPELEAFPNDLNNLSCLESLMLSGYTYQGDGSQNLSTPHPKLTTLPEALQHLPSLQYMVIRGFPNLELLPDWLGNLTSLRFFNISKCPKLEYLPTTIQDLTNLQTLEIDSCPKLAERCGKEIGEDWHKIAHIPRVFVWDRSHQQPIQGETVNCCFELRLNHRRSIEKRDGPSHHS from the exons ATGGCTGAAGCTGTAGTTACTGTTATGCTTGAGAATCTCAACTCCTTGATCCAAAAAAAGTTTGGATTGATTTGCGGTGTcaacaaagagatggagaagcTGTCCAGCATCCTCTCAACCATCTGTGCTGTGCTTGGAGATGCTGAGGAGAGGCAGCTAAGAGACAGGGCAATCAAGATTTGGCTGCAGAAACTTAAAGATGTTGCAGATGAGTTGAATGATATTTTGGATGAGTGTTCAATGGAGGCATCCCTACTGGAGTACAAAAGGCAGAGCTCTAGGTCAACCCAAAAGGTAAGCGCTTCTTTCTTCTCCTGTTTCAACCCAAAAAATACTCTGTTTCGTTTCAGAATTGCAAAACGGATGGAAGATGTTTCAGATAGGTTGGATGCAGTTGCTAATGAGCGAATGAAATTTCACTTGCGTGAGGTTGTCcagggaagacatctccaagtAATAGACAAACGCCAAACTGGCTCCGTTGTTGATGAGAAACATGTGTATGGAAGAGAAGAAGATAAAGATAAGATTGTGGAGTTCTTGGTAGATAATTCAAGAAGTTCCAAAGATCTGTCTGTCTATCCTATTGTGGCCATGGGGGGCATGGGAAAGACTACCCTTGCTCAGCTGGTGTACAATGATGAAAGGGTTCGTAGGCATTTTGAGATTAAAATATGGGTATGTGTTTCTGAGGACTTTGATGTGAAAAGATTGATAAAAGCTATGATAGAATCTGCTTCTGGAAATGCCTGTGATGCTTTGGACATGGATCCTCTGCAGAAACGCCTCCAGAAGATGTTGgaaagaaagaagtttttaattgttttggaTGATGTGTGGAATGAAGACCAAGAGCAATGGGAAGGCTTAAGAAATGTAGTTGCTTGTGGATTAAATGGCTCTTCGATTGTAGTCACCACTCGTCTTAAAAAGGTTGCATTGATTATGGGAACAATTCCAATGCATCAGCTGTCTGTTTTATCCGAAGATGATTGCTGGTCATTGTTCAACCAACGCGCATTTGGTAATGAAAGTGAAGAGCGACCAAATCTTGTAAAAATTGGGAAGGAGATTGTGAAGAAGTGCAAGGGAAATCCACTGGCTGCAAAGACTTTAGGAAGCTTAATGCGCTTCAAAAGTGAGGAAAATGAGTGGCTTTTTGTTATGGAAAGTGAACTTTGGAATCTTCCACAAGAAGAAACTTTCATCCTGCCAGCGTTGCGATTAAGCTACTTTCATCTACCTACAGAATTAAGGCGTTGTTTTGCTTATTGTGCCATATTTCCCAAAGATTTTgaaatagaaaaggaaaatttaattCATCTTTGGATGGCTAATGACCTTATAGCTGTAAAGGGAAACATGGAAGTGGAAGAGGTTGGCAATGAGATATGTAAGGAATTATATTGGCGATCATTCTTTGAAGGTGTTCAGAGTAAAAACGATGGATTTGACAACATTTATGGATTCAAGATGCATGATCTAGTGCATGATCTAGCTCAATGTATTATGGAGGACGAAGCACGTGTTGTAGAAATTGATTGCCCTGTTAACTTGTCCAGAGCTCGTCATGTGACATTTAATTACTCTAACCAGTCATTTGACATGCTTTTTGCTTTTCAGAAAATAGAAACCTTACGTACTTTAATGTTGACAAGGCATTGTCCCTTCAGTATTGAAGCACGCAAGTTTCCTTCTCACTTGTATTTTCCTTCTTTACGAGCTTTTGATGCAAAAGATTCTTTGTTGACATCCATATCTTTTCTAACCAATACTTCCAAACATATTCGGTATTTGAATCTTTCAGGTACTTATATTAGAATCCTTCCCGAGTCAATttgttttttacaaaatttacagACTTTGGATGTAAGTTTTTGTCGTCATCTTCAAAAGCTACCCAAGCATATGTGTCGCTTAAGGAGTCTTCGTCATCTTCATATTTTAGGTTTTTCTTCGTTGCGTCACATGCCTCCAAACTTTGGGAAACTAACTTGCTTAAGAACTTTAAGCATTTTTATTGTGGGTAGGAGAAGAGGATGTGATGTAGATGAATTGGGAAGTTTAAACCTTCATGGCGATTTAAGGATCAAAAACCTTGAGGAAGTGAAAAGTCCAATGGAAGCCAAAAAAGCCAATCTAGCTGGAAAAATGAATCTTAAAAGGTTGGAATTGTCATGGGACAGAAATGAGAAGTCTCAAGTGATCATAGAGCAGGTACTTGAATCTCTTGAACCTCCCCCAAGTATAAAATCTTTGgatatttcaaattttggagGCAGGCATTTCCCTCGGTGGTTCAAGAATAGTGCAATGTATGAAAATTTAGTCAGTATATGTTTCGCCGGTTGTAAAAACTGTATGGAACTTCCTACAGGCCTGGGGAAACTTCCATCTCTAACATATCTTTATTTATATGGTATGGATTTAGTGCAGTATGTAGATAGTGAATCTTATGGTGGAGAGCTAGAGGGAGGTTTCTTGCACTTACAAAGTCTATTTATTACTGACTTACCAAATTTAGAAAGGTTGTCCAAGGAGGAAAGAAGGATGGACTTTTCATGCCTATCTTATTTGCACATTGAGAAATGCCCTAAATTGACATTACACTGTCTTCGGTCAATCAAAGAATTGATAATAAGGGGATGCAGTGAGGCACTGTTAAAAACAGTTTCAAATCTGCATACTCTAACATCACTTGAAGTATGTGATAATGATAATTTGGCTTCCTTTCCTGATGGGATCCTACAAAATCTTACCACTCTCCAATcacttaaaattaaaagattcagCAAGCTTCAACTTTTGCAATCTGATATGCTAATTGGGCTAAGTTCTATGGAAGGTTTATCTATTACTTCTTGCCATATGCTCGAGTGCTTTCCAGTGGAAATATTTCGAGGCTCATATAGTCTTAAACGTATATATATTGAAGATTGTATCAAGTTCAAAAGTTTATCCGCTAGTTTTGGAGACCTTACTGCCCTTGTATCTTTGCAACTTATTGGTTGTCCAGAGTTGGAGGCTTTCCCAAATGATCTTAACAATCTTTCTTGCCTCGAAAGTCTGATGCTATCAGGGTACACCTATCAAGGTGATGGTTCACAAAATCTCAGTACTCCTCATCCTAAGTTGACAACTTTGCCTGAGGCCTTACAGCATCTCCCTTCCCTCCAATATATGGTTATAAGGGGGTTTCCAAATCTTGAATTGTTGCCTGACTGGCTTGGAAACTTAACATCTCTTCGTTTCTTCAATATATCTAAGTGTCCCAAGTTGGAATATCTGCCAACAACTATCCAAGACCTCACCAACTTACAGACCTTGGAAATTGACAGTTGCCCTAAATTAGCAGAACGGTGTGGAAAGGAAATTGGAGAGGACTGGCACAAGATAGCTCATATTCCACGTGTTTTTGTATGGGATCGAAGCCATCAACAACCAATACAAGGAGAGACGGTGAATTGTTGCTTCGAGTTGAG GTTGAATCACCGGAGAAGCATTGAGAAGAGAGATGGTCCTTCCCATCATTCTTAA